The Carnobacterium divergens genome includes a window with the following:
- the atpE gene encoding F0F1 ATP synthase subunit C: protein MGLIGAAIAVAGAAIGASLGNGKVISKTIESVARQPELQGRLQMMMFIGVGLIEAVPIMAVVIAFILVFK, encoded by the coding sequence ATGGGTTTAATTGGAGCAGCAATCGCAGTAGCAGGAGCAGCAATCGGAGCATCATTAGGGAACGGAAAAGTTATTTCAAAAACAATCGAATCAGTAGCACGTCAACCAGAATTACAAGGTCGCTTACAAATGATGATGTTTATCGGGGTCGGTCTTATTGAAGCTGTTCCGATTATGGCAGTAGTTATTGCCTTTATCTTAGTATTTAAATAG
- the prmC gene encoding peptide chain release factor N(5)-glutamine methyltransferase, translating to MATNPTYQEVLHWASSFLEEHQLDGRASERLLLERLNWNKTDLILAFKTEISTETKAQLEKDIDALINGEALQHILGYEWFYDRQFKVTKDTLIPRPETEEIIEKFLKMNAPEKGRLAVLDIGTGSGAIAITVKKERPQDCVTAVDISKKALLVAKENATLLEAEVLFLEGDLTEPVAKKQFDVVISNPPYISEEEKPLVDEVVLTNEPHLALFAKENGLAIYQRLAKELPSLMKPKGQIIVEIGFKQGKAVAALFQEAFPASHVTIEKDLTGHDRMIFVQLP from the coding sequence ATGGCAACTAATCCAACCTATCAGGAAGTCCTTCATTGGGCTTCTTCTTTTTTAGAAGAACATCAGCTAGATGGACGAGCAAGCGAACGCCTGTTGCTAGAACGATTAAACTGGAATAAAACGGACTTAATTCTTGCTTTCAAAACTGAAATTTCAACTGAAACAAAAGCACAACTTGAAAAAGATATAGATGCTCTCATTAATGGCGAGGCTCTGCAACATATTTTAGGCTACGAATGGTTTTATGATCGCCAATTTAAAGTGACAAAAGATACATTGATTCCTCGCCCTGAAACAGAAGAAATTATCGAAAAATTTTTAAAAATGAATGCCCCTGAAAAAGGACGTTTAGCAGTCTTAGATATCGGAACAGGAAGTGGAGCAATTGCCATTACTGTCAAAAAAGAACGCCCGCAAGATTGTGTAACAGCCGTTGATATTTCAAAAAAAGCCCTACTTGTTGCAAAAGAAAACGCGACACTACTTGAAGCAGAGGTGCTCTTTTTAGAGGGAGATTTAACGGAACCTGTTGCAAAAAAACAATTTGATGTCGTTATTTCAAATCCTCCCTATATTTCAGAAGAGGAGAAACCATTAGTTGATGAAGTCGTCTTAACAAATGAGCCTCATCTAGCACTATTTGCCAAAGAAAACGGGTTAGCTATTTACCAACGATTAGCAAAAGAATTGCCTTCTTTAATGAAACCAAAAGGTCAAATTATAGTAGAAATCGGGTTTAAACAAGGAAAAGCGGTCGCTGCTCTATTCCAAGAAGCTTTCCCCGCAAGTCACGTAACAATCGAAAAAGACTTAACTGGGCATGATCGCATGATTTTTGTCCAATTGCCATAA
- the atpH gene encoding ATP synthase F1 subunit delta has protein sequence MKLNKHTVATRYAKAYYNLAEEHDCIKEAFDNMMDIRQIFGENPGLGLVLSDARLTLAQKRPIVDNLIKNFPELMQNFVLMIFDYDRMGDMELIVDEFEKLYDHKNRTILAKVTTAVPLTEAQKTRLADVFVKKLDGKKVIFDEVVDPEILGGVIIEAEHQIFDGSIRLNLETLKKQIAK, from the coding sequence ATGAAATTAAATAAGCACACAGTAGCAACTCGTTACGCAAAAGCATATTATAATTTAGCAGAAGAGCACGACTGTATCAAAGAAGCTTTTGATAATATGATGGATATTCGTCAAATTTTTGGCGAAAACCCTGGGTTGGGCTTAGTTTTATCAGATGCCAGATTAACACTTGCTCAAAAACGTCCGATTGTGGACAACTTAATTAAGAATTTTCCAGAGTTGATGCAAAACTTTGTCTTAATGATTTTTGATTATGATCGCATGGGCGACATGGAATTGATCGTGGATGAATTTGAAAAGCTTTATGACCACAAAAACCGGACAATTTTAGCGAAAGTAACAACAGCAGTGCCTTTAACTGAAGCACAAAAAACACGTTTAGCGGATGTTTTTGTAAAAAAATTAGACGGTAAAAAAGTGATTTTTGACGAAGTTGTTGATCCTGAGATTTTAGGTGGCGTAATCATCGAAGCTGAACATCAAATTTTTGATGGTAGTATTCGGTTAAATTTAGAAACATTGAAAAAACAAATTGCTAAATAA
- the glyA gene encoding serine hydroxymethyltransferase, giving the protein MNFEEFDRELWGAIDQERDRQEHNIELIASENFVSKAVMAAQGSILTNKYAEGYPGKRYYGGCEYIDIVENLAIDRVKELFGAEYANVQPHSGSQANMAVFNAFLEPGDTILGMDLTHGGHLTHGSPVNFSGKTYHFIAYGVDKETEMIDYEAVKKKALEGKPKMIIAGASAYSRAIDFAKFKEIADEVGAFLMVDMAHIAGLVATGDHQNPVPYADVVTSTTHKTLRGPRGGLILAKEQYGKALNSAIFPGIQGGPLEHVIAGKAVAFKEAMEPSFKAYTTQIIKNAKAMESVFNGSVGHLISQGTDNHLLLLDVTNFGLNGKEAEAILDSVGITVNKNTIPFETLSPFKTSGIRIGTPAITTRGFLEEESKEVASLIVAALTAKEETSKLEEISKEVRALTDRYPLYPTEK; this is encoded by the coding sequence TTGAATTTTGAAGAATTTGATCGTGAATTATGGGGCGCAATTGATCAAGAACGTGATCGTCAAGAACACAATATTGAGTTGATTGCTTCAGAAAACTTTGTTTCTAAAGCCGTTATGGCAGCTCAAGGAAGTATTTTAACCAATAAGTATGCAGAAGGTTATCCTGGCAAAAGATATTACGGTGGCTGTGAGTACATAGATATCGTAGAAAATTTAGCAATAGATCGAGTAAAAGAGCTATTTGGTGCAGAATACGCAAATGTTCAACCACACTCAGGTTCACAAGCGAATATGGCTGTGTTTAATGCCTTTCTAGAACCAGGAGATACTATTTTAGGGATGGATTTGACTCATGGTGGGCATTTAACCCATGGTTCACCTGTTAACTTTAGCGGAAAAACCTATCACTTTATTGCTTACGGCGTCGACAAAGAAACGGAAATGATCGATTACGAAGCAGTTAAAAAGAAAGCCCTTGAAGGCAAACCAAAAATGATTATTGCTGGAGCAAGTGCTTACTCAAGAGCCATTGATTTTGCAAAATTCAAAGAAATCGCTGATGAAGTGGGTGCCTTTTTAATGGTCGATATGGCTCATATTGCTGGACTAGTAGCAACAGGAGATCATCAAAATCCAGTTCCTTATGCAGATGTGGTAACCTCAACCACTCATAAAACCTTACGTGGCCCTCGCGGCGGTTTGATTTTAGCCAAGGAACAATATGGAAAAGCCTTAAACAGTGCTATTTTCCCAGGAATTCAAGGTGGACCATTAGAACACGTGATTGCTGGAAAAGCAGTAGCCTTTAAAGAAGCAATGGAACCAAGCTTCAAAGCTTATACTACTCAAATTATTAAAAATGCGAAAGCAATGGAATCTGTTTTTAACGGCTCTGTGGGCCATTTGATTAGTCAAGGAACAGACAATCACTTATTGCTTTTAGATGTCACTAATTTTGGGTTAAACGGTAAAGAAGCCGAAGCTATTTTAGACAGCGTAGGCATTACTGTAAATAAGAATACCATTCCCTTTGAAACCTTAAGTCCATTTAAAACAAGCGGTATCCGAATTGGAACGCCAGCCATTACAACACGAGGGTTCCTTGAAGAAGAGTCAAAAGAAGTCGCTTCATTAATCGTAGCGGCCTTAACAGCTAAAGAAGAAACTAGTAAACTGGAAGAAATCAGCAAAGAGGTACGCGCTTTGACGGATCGCTATCCACTTTACCCAACTGAAAAATAA
- a CDS encoding L-threonylcarbamoyladenylate synthase encodes MKTQRFQKNQITNAAELLKAGELVAFPTETVYGLGADAMNEKAVQQVYLAKGRPSDNPLIVHIAEKKELTDLVEEVPAIAQQLMNRFWPGPLTLIFNAKEGVFAPTVTAGLASVAIRMPNNSATLELIKKANTPLVGPSANTSGRPSPTTSEHVYHDLNGKIAGILEDGQTGLGLESTVLDITNPEQPMILRPGAITKEEIEKVIGSISIDQHLVGEKETPKAPGMKYTHYSPAEPVIIVDGDNQKWQEAINHYLALGEKVGLLANEERISYFQNQVSAVFSLGKKTNIEDASHYLYAGLRFFENTDATVILAEAYSTSDFGEAYMNRLEKSAGKKYF; translated from the coding sequence ATGAAAACTCAACGATTTCAAAAAAATCAGATTACAAACGCTGCCGAATTATTAAAAGCAGGAGAATTAGTCGCTTTTCCAACGGAAACCGTCTATGGCTTAGGCGCAGATGCGATGAACGAAAAAGCTGTACAGCAAGTTTATCTAGCAAAAGGACGTCCTAGTGACAATCCCTTAATCGTTCATATCGCTGAAAAAAAAGAGTTGACTGATTTAGTTGAAGAAGTTCCAGCAATTGCACAACAGCTGATGAACCGTTTTTGGCCAGGTCCATTGACGTTAATTTTCAATGCAAAAGAAGGCGTTTTTGCACCTACGGTAACAGCCGGTTTAGCAAGTGTTGCAATCCGCATGCCAAATAATTCTGCAACTCTTGAGTTGATAAAAAAAGCAAATACCCCCTTAGTGGGTCCAAGTGCCAATACTTCTGGTCGCCCAAGCCCTACCACTAGTGAACATGTTTACCATGATTTAAATGGGAAAATTGCTGGGATTCTAGAAGATGGACAAACTGGGCTAGGCTTAGAGTCAACTGTTTTAGATATCACAAATCCTGAACAACCTATGATTTTACGACCAGGAGCCATCACTAAAGAGGAGATAGAAAAGGTAATTGGTTCAATCTCTATTGATCAACATTTAGTTGGAGAAAAAGAAACACCAAAAGCTCCTGGCATGAAATACACACACTATTCTCCAGCAGAACCAGTCATCATTGTAGATGGCGATAACCAAAAATGGCAAGAAGCAATTAACCATTACCTTGCATTGGGCGAAAAAGTGGGATTATTAGCAAATGAAGAACGCATTTCCTATTTTCAAAATCAAGTAAGTGCTGTTTTTTCTTTGGGTAAAAAAACGAACATTGAAGATGCTTCTCACTATTTATATGCGGGTTTGCGTTTTTTTGAAAATACTGATGCTACTGTTATTTTAGCAGAAGCTTATTCTACCAGTGATTTTGGAGAGGCTTATATGAATCGATTAGAAAAATCTGCTGGAAAAAAATATTTTTAA
- a CDS encoding thymidine kinase, whose protein sequence is MAQLFFKYGAMNSGKTIEILKVAHNYEEQNKPVVIMTSGIDDRDEVGIVSSRIGLRREAIPIFDNTNILNEIETIGFKPACVLIDESQFLTKKHVHELANIVDQLDIPVMAFGLKNDFRNELFEGSQYLLIYADKIEEMKTICWYCHKKAIMNMRMVDGKPIYTGEQIQIGGNESYFPVCRKHYHHPPIN, encoded by the coding sequence ATGGCACAACTTTTTTTTAAGTATGGCGCAATGAACAGTGGCAAGACGATTGAGATTTTAAAAGTAGCGCATAACTATGAAGAACAAAATAAACCAGTTGTCATTATGACTAGCGGAATAGATGATCGAGATGAAGTTGGCATCGTTTCAAGCCGAATTGGCCTTCGTAGAGAAGCTATCCCTATCTTTGACAATACAAACATTCTAAACGAAATTGAAACAATTGGTTTTAAACCAGCCTGCGTGCTGATTGATGAATCTCAATTTTTAACCAAAAAACACGTCCATGAGCTTGCGAATATTGTCGATCAATTAGATATTCCAGTCATGGCATTTGGCTTGAAAAATGATTTTAGAAATGAACTGTTTGAAGGCTCACAATATCTATTGATTTACGCAGATAAAATCGAAGAAATGAAAACGATTTGTTGGTATTGTCATAAAAAAGCCATTATGAACATGAGAATGGTTGATGGAAAACCTATTTACACTGGCGAACAGATTCAAATTGGCGGGAACGAATCTTATTTTCCCGTTTGTCGAAAGCATTATCACCACCCACCAATCAATTAA
- the atpF gene encoding F0F1 ATP synthase subunit B encodes MYDLVLGESTSAGDTIFVLLAFLLLLLVLKKFAWKPLMGIMEERERQISKNIDSAENSRIEANRLAVEGKEKMDETRNEALTILNNARENGERIKRDMLEKAKEDAERIKAEAQLDIEMEKQKAIESVKSDVSQLSMEIAAKLIGKELTGEGHAALIDEYIEGLADDK; translated from the coding sequence ATGTACGATTTAGTATTAGGAGAATCTACCAGTGCTGGAGATACAATTTTTGTCTTATTAGCCTTCTTATTGCTATTGTTAGTTCTAAAAAAGTTTGCTTGGAAACCTCTAATGGGGATTATGGAGGAACGTGAAAGGCAAATTTCGAAAAATATTGACAGTGCAGAAAACTCTCGTATTGAAGCCAATCGTTTAGCTGTTGAAGGAAAAGAAAAAATGGATGAGACTCGTAATGAAGCTTTGACTATTTTAAACAACGCTAGAGAAAATGGTGAAAGAATCAAACGTGATATGTTGGAAAAGGCGAAAGAAGATGCAGAACGCATCAAAGCTGAAGCACAGTTGGATATCGAAATGGAAAAACAAAAAGCAATAGAAAGCGTTAAAAGTGATGTGAGTCAACTATCAATGGAAATTGCAGCGAAGCTAATCGGTAAAGAACTTACAGGTGAGGGACATGCCGCTTTAATCGATGAGTACATTGAAGGGTTGGCTGATGACAAATGA
- a CDS encoding Mur ligase family protein — protein sequence MSIRSNFAITVGKTTRWGLHTFFKGGSSLPGVITKKLDPTVLGALAKDFEVVIVTGTNGKTLTTALTYQVLKQKYPDIITNPTGANMQQGIISTFLTHHSFKKTTHKKIAVLEVDEGSLVHVTKYIKPKAILFTNVFRDQMDRFGEIYTIYRMMTDGAALAPDATIVSNGDAPIFNSVETVNPRVYFGFDHLPDGEEMAHFNTDGVLCPHCQNILHYKFITYSNLGKYYCPNCDFKRPELTYRLTEMVHTDHESSEFKIDGESFKINVGGLYNVYNALSAYSIGRIFDVSPTDIRKGFQLSEKVFGRQESIHIGDKEIIINLVKNPVGLNQILEMIALDPEPFSLVSVLNANYADGIDISWIWDANYEKIQEMNIQQVTASGERVEDIAIRLEVAGVPKEELKVIPNLQDVIKDFKNAPTKRIYVLATYTAVLQLRKELANQGHVKEGM from the coding sequence GTGAGTATACGAAGCAACTTTGCCATTACGGTGGGGAAAACAACAAGATGGGGACTCCATACCTTTTTTAAAGGTGGTAGCAGTCTACCTGGCGTGATTACAAAAAAATTAGATCCAACGGTTCTTGGCGCATTAGCGAAAGATTTTGAAGTTGTGATCGTTACTGGAACAAACGGTAAGACGTTAACAACCGCTCTTACTTATCAAGTTCTAAAACAAAAATATCCAGATATTATTACAAACCCGACTGGTGCAAATATGCAACAGGGGATTATTTCAACGTTTCTAACCCATCACTCTTTTAAAAAAACAACACATAAAAAAATTGCCGTTTTAGAAGTTGATGAAGGAAGTTTAGTTCATGTAACCAAATACATTAAACCAAAGGCGATTCTCTTTACGAATGTTTTTCGTGATCAAATGGATCGCTTTGGAGAAATTTATACGATTTACCGGATGATGACGGATGGCGCAGCTCTTGCACCAGATGCAACCATTGTCAGCAATGGCGATGCCCCTATTTTTAATTCGGTAGAAACAGTCAATCCTCGAGTTTATTTTGGCTTTGACCATTTGCCTGATGGTGAAGAAATGGCTCATTTCAATACAGATGGCGTCCTTTGTCCTCATTGTCAAAATATTTTACATTATAAATTTATTACTTATAGCAATTTAGGAAAATATTATTGTCCTAATTGTGATTTTAAACGTCCTGAATTGACTTATCGCTTAACTGAAATGGTTCATACAGATCATGAGTCTTCTGAATTTAAAATTGATGGCGAATCATTTAAAATCAATGTGGGTGGCTTATATAATGTCTACAATGCGTTATCAGCTTACTCAATTGGTCGTATTTTCGATGTTTCTCCAACAGATATTCGCAAAGGCTTCCAGCTATCGGAAAAAGTTTTTGGCCGTCAAGAAAGTATCCACATTGGCGACAAAGAAATCATTATCAATTTAGTTAAAAATCCTGTTGGCTTGAATCAAATTTTAGAAATGATTGCGCTAGATCCAGAACCTTTTTCACTGGTTTCAGTACTCAATGCAAATTATGCAGATGGGATTGATATTAGTTGGATTTGGGATGCCAATTATGAAAAAATTCAAGAAATGAACATTCAACAAGTAACAGCTAGTGGGGAACGTGTTGAAGACATTGCGATTCGTTTAGAAGTTGCTGGTGTTCCAAAAGAAGAATTAAAAGTTATTCCTAACTTACAAGACGTGATTAAAGACTTTAAAAATGCACCGACTAAACGTATTTATGTTTTAGCAACGTACACTGCTGTTTTACAATTACGCAAAGAATTAGCCAACCAAGGGCATGTAAAGGAAGGGATGTAA
- the prfA gene encoding peptide chain release factor 1, whose amino-acid sequence MFDKLQGVEGRYEELGELLSDPEVISDTKRLMALTKEESQLRETVEVYRRYKVVVNDIADTEEMLGENLDSDMAEMAKEELSDLKKEKEQIEEKIKILLLPKDENDDKNIIMEIRGAAGGDEAALFAGDLFGMYQKYAEGQGWKTEVLEANITGIGGYKEIIFMISGNNVFSKLKYESGAHRVQRVPSTESQGRIHTSTATVVVMPEAEEVELNLADKDIRTDIYHASGAGGQHVNKTASAVRLTHLPTGIAVAMQDERSQIKNREKAMKILRARVYDMLQTEAQSEYDANRKSAIGTGDRSERIRTYNFPQNRVTDHRIGLTIQKLDQILAGKLDEVIDALVVFDQTEKLEQMKNGN is encoded by the coding sequence ATGTTTGATAAATTACAAGGCGTTGAAGGTCGCTATGAAGAACTTGGCGAATTATTAAGCGATCCAGAAGTTATTAGTGATACAAAACGCTTAATGGCATTAACAAAAGAAGAATCACAATTACGCGAAACCGTTGAAGTTTATCGTCGTTATAAAGTAGTTGTAAATGATATTGCCGATACAGAAGAAATGCTAGGAGAAAATCTAGATTCAGATATGGCTGAAATGGCCAAAGAAGAATTGTCTGATTTAAAAAAAGAAAAAGAACAAATTGAAGAAAAAATCAAAATTTTACTATTACCAAAAGACGAAAATGACGATAAAAATATTATCATGGAAATTCGTGGTGCAGCTGGTGGCGATGAAGCAGCCCTATTTGCTGGAGATTTGTTTGGCATGTACCAAAAATATGCAGAAGGTCAAGGCTGGAAAACAGAAGTCTTAGAAGCCAACATTACAGGAATTGGCGGTTACAAAGAGATTATTTTCATGATTTCTGGAAACAACGTCTTTTCAAAATTAAAATACGAAAGTGGCGCTCATCGTGTTCAACGTGTTCCTTCAACAGAATCACAAGGTCGTATCCACACGTCAACAGCAACGGTTGTGGTGATGCCAGAAGCGGAAGAAGTTGAATTGAATTTAGCAGATAAAGACATTCGTACAGATATTTATCATGCCAGCGGCGCCGGTGGACAGCACGTCAATAAAACCGCTTCAGCAGTACGTTTAACGCATTTACCAACTGGAATTGCGGTTGCAATGCAGGACGAACGTTCACAAATTAAAAATAGAGAAAAAGCGATGAAAATTCTACGTGCTCGTGTGTACGATATGCTGCAAACAGAAGCGCAAAGCGAGTACGACGCCAACCGTAAGTCTGCAATTGGAACAGGAGACCGTTCGGAGCGAATTAGAACATACAATTTTCCACAAAATCGTGTAACAGATCACCGTATCGGTTTAACGATTCAAAAACTAGATCAAATTTTAGCAGGAAAACTTGATGAAGTAATTGATGCACTCGTTGTTTTTGATCAAACCGAAAAACTGGAGCAAATGAAAAATGGCAACTAA
- a CDS encoding type 1 glutamine amidotransferase produces the protein MYNLKVCHLYGNLLNTYGDNGNLLMLNHRAKQKGIQLDIEVISLKEAFDPAKYDIVFFGGGQDYEQLIVSKDIQDKKEALTQYIENDGVTVAICGGYQLLGHYYMDASGNKIDGIGALDHYTLSQDNSRFIGDIVIKNEEFGETYVGFENHNGMTFLGKDEKPLGIVQKGKGNNGKDQTEGAIYKQTYCSYFHGPLLVKNTVLTDRVLKAAMKNRYPEIELAD, from the coding sequence ATGTACAACTTAAAAGTCTGCCATCTCTATGGAAATCTTTTAAACACCTATGGAGATAATGGCAATCTCTTGATGTTAAATCATCGGGCAAAACAAAAAGGCATTCAACTAGATATTGAAGTGATCAGCTTAAAAGAAGCGTTTGATCCAGCTAAATATGACATCGTCTTTTTTGGTGGCGGTCAAGATTATGAACAACTCATTGTTTCAAAAGACATTCAAGATAAAAAAGAAGCCTTAACTCAATATATCGAAAATGACGGCGTTACGGTTGCCATTTGTGGTGGCTATCAACTACTTGGTCATTACTATATGGATGCCAGTGGCAATAAAATCGATGGAATTGGTGCCTTAGATCACTACACATTGAGTCAAGACAACAGTCGCTTTATTGGGGACATTGTCATTAAAAATGAAGAATTTGGTGAAACCTATGTTGGGTTTGAAAATCATAATGGGATGACCTTCCTTGGTAAAGACGAAAAACCGTTAGGGATTGTCCAAAAAGGCAAGGGAAACAATGGCAAAGATCAAACTGAGGGTGCAATTTATAAGCAAACCTATTGTTCTTATTTCCATGGACCGTTACTGGTAAAAAATACAGTTTTAACGGATCGTGTGTTAAAAGCAGCAATGAAAAATCGCTATCCAGAAATTGAATTGGCTGATTAA
- the atpB gene encoding F0F1 ATP synthase subunit A, whose protein sequence is MEHKAPIIHLFGLGFNITNMVTVLTACLIVFLVVFFCTRKLAIKPTGAQNFIEWIVDFVRTIISGPISGKKGEKFQLLGFTLLLFVFVSNMMGLPFMLTIGGYQAWKSPTADPIVCLSLALMVVLLTHFFGVQEQGFKNYFLNSYIKPVSFLLPIKILEEFTNTLTLALRLYGNVYAGEILLGLIASFGQSHGILTWIIGIPLEMVWQGFSIFIGSIQAFVFTTLTMVYMAHKVQAEE, encoded by the coding sequence GTGGAACATAAGGCTCCAATAATTCATTTGTTTGGGTTGGGTTTCAATATCACAAACATGGTTACAGTTCTTACTGCATGTTTGATTGTTTTTCTTGTTGTTTTCTTTTGTACAAGAAAGCTAGCAATCAAGCCGACAGGAGCTCAAAACTTTATCGAATGGATTGTGGATTTTGTTCGAACCATTATTTCAGGACCGATTTCTGGTAAAAAGGGAGAAAAGTTCCAATTATTAGGTTTTACTTTGTTATTATTTGTTTTTGTATCTAATATGATGGGATTGCCTTTTATGCTAACAATCGGAGGTTATCAAGCGTGGAAGAGTCCAACAGCAGACCCAATCGTCTGTTTATCTCTAGCTTTGATGGTCGTTTTATTGACTCATTTTTTTGGTGTTCAAGAACAAGGATTTAAAAACTATTTCTTAAATAGTTATATTAAACCAGTATCGTTCTTACTTCCTATTAAAATATTGGAAGAATTCACGAATACATTAACGTTAGCATTGCGTCTATATGGTAACGTGTATGCAGGTGAAATTTTATTAGGCTTGATTGCAAGTTTTGGTCAAAGCCACGGTATTTTAACATGGATCATTGGGATTCCATTAGAAATGGTTTGGCAAGGTTTCTCTATCTTTATCGGAAGTATTCAAGCTTTTGTATTTACAACCTTGACAATGGTTTACATGGCACACAAAGTGCAAGCAGAAGAGTAA
- the upp gene encoding uracil phosphoribosyltransferase: MGKFQVLDHPLIQHKLTMIRQTKTGTKVFREVVNEIAMLMAYEVSRDMPLEDVEIETPLVKSVQKQLSGKKVAIVPILRAGLGMVDGMLQMIPAAKVGHIGLYRDHDSLEPVEYFVKLPSDINERQMLVVDPMLATGGSAIMAIDALKRRGATTIKFVCLVAAPEGVKALQEAHPDVDIYVASLDEKLDENGYIVPGLGDAGDRLFGTK, from the coding sequence ATGGGTAAATTCCAAGTATTAGATCATCCGTTGATTCAACATAAGTTAACAATGATTCGCCAAACAAAAACAGGAACAAAAGTGTTTAGGGAAGTTGTTAATGAAATAGCTATGTTAATGGCTTACGAAGTTTCAAGAGATATGCCATTAGAAGATGTTGAAATCGAAACGCCTTTAGTAAAATCTGTTCAAAAACAATTATCTGGTAAAAAAGTTGCCATCGTTCCAATTTTAAGAGCCGGTCTTGGAATGGTTGACGGAATGCTTCAAATGATTCCAGCAGCTAAAGTTGGTCATATCGGGCTATACCGTGACCATGATTCATTAGAACCAGTTGAGTACTTTGTAAAACTTCCAAGTGATATTAATGAACGTCAAATGCTAGTAGTTGATCCAATGTTAGCAACTGGAGGATCTGCGATTATGGCAATTGATGCCTTAAAACGTCGTGGCGCAACCACCATTAAATTTGTTTGTCTCGTAGCAGCTCCAGAAGGCGTGAAAGCCTTACAAGAAGCTCATCCTGATGTGGATATCTATGTAGCCTCATTAGATGAAAAATTAGATGAAAACGGCTATATCGTTCCTGGATTAGGGGATGCTGGCGACCGTTTGTTTGGAACTAAATAA